A single region of the Chryseobacterium sp. 6424 genome encodes:
- a CDS encoding restriction endonuclease subunit S, translating into MVKGMKQTEIGMIPEDWEIAKLKDIADFQNGLAHENIESEFGEFIAVNSKFISQDGKVFRKVTKQLLPLFNNDLCIVMSDIPNGKALAKCFLVEEDGRYTLNQRIGRISPIKDCSKYLFYTLNRNKYFLGFDSGSGQTNLRKDEVLACPVLLPPLPEQEAIAAALSDADAWIESLEQLIAKKRLIKQGAMQELLTPKDDWEVKIIREIVATPVTDGPHETPFFLDKGIPFLSVNNIVDNKIDWSDLRYISEVDDIRFSKKCKPRRGDILLGKAASVGKIAIVESDYNFNIWSPLALIRIDEISNKYCFYYLQTTDVLNQIKFFTNTSSQGNIGMGDIEKIEIKYPKSLSEQTRIATILSDVDAELEALEQQLHKVRQIKQGMMQELLTGRIRLNYDSCEDYDGYSF; encoded by the coding sequence ATGGTAAAGGGCATGAAGCAGACAGAGATTGGGATGATTCCGGAGGATTGGGAGATTGCTAAACTAAAAGATATAGCGGATTTTCAAAATGGATTAGCCCATGAAAACATCGAGAGTGAATTTGGTGAATTCATAGCTGTCAATTCAAAGTTTATTTCACAAGATGGTAAGGTGTTTCGAAAAGTGACAAAGCAACTTTTGCCGTTGTTTAATAACGATTTATGCATTGTCATGAGCGATATACCTAACGGAAAAGCTCTTGCAAAATGTTTTCTTGTCGAAGAGGACGGCAGATATACTTTAAATCAAAGGATTGGAAGGATTTCTCCAATAAAAGATTGTAGCAAGTATTTGTTTTATACTTTAAATAGGAATAAATATTTTCTTGGTTTTGATAGTGGAAGTGGACAGACAAATTTACGAAAGGATGAAGTTTTAGCGTGTCCGGTTCTCCTTCCGCCCCTTCCGGAGCAGGAGGCCATTGCCGCGGCGTTAAGCGATGCCGATGCGTGGATAGAAAGTCTGGAGCAGCTTATCGCCAAAAAACGCCTCATCAAGCAGGGCGCCATGCAGGAACTGCTGACGCCGAAAGATGATTGGGAAGTGAAGATAATTAGAGAAATTGTTGCTACTCCTGTAACTGATGGTCCACACGAAACACCATTTTTTTTGGATAAAGGAATACCTTTTTTATCTGTAAATAACATCGTTGACAATAAAATTGATTGGAGTGATTTGAGGTATATAAGTGAAGTAGATGATATAAGGTTTTCTAAGAAATGTAAACCTAGAAGAGGTGATATATTACTAGGAAAGGCTGCCTCTGTTGGTAAAATTGCAATTGTTGAAAGTGACTATAATTTTAATATTTGGTCTCCATTAGCCTTAATAAGAATTGATGAAATTTCAAATAAATATTGTTTTTATTATTTACAAACAACAGACGTCTTAAATCAAATTAAATTCTTTACCAATACATCATCCCAAGGAAACATTGGAATGGGTGATATTGAAAAAATTGAGATAAAATATCCAAAATCCCTTTCCGAGCAAACGCGCATTGCCACCATTTTATCGGATGTGGATGCCGAACTGGAAGCCTTGGAGCAGCAACTCCACAAAGTCCGCCAGATTAAACAGGGCATGATGCAGGAG